A single region of the Helicobacter sp. 11S03491-1 genome encodes:
- a CDS encoding helix-turn-helix domain-containing protein produces the protein MEFSSDELLLAISGLVLLVLVFLVLYNYIKDRESLKKTQRLEKAIEALSKEIYKTRKWIQENEMQAEFANSTLGNNIKDEVKSNLNSSLSNLYSHIQNMQQTLDKDRDYFEEKIISLEGKVREFGHFSSSGNDVDEKRIVAMFQDGWSIDSIAKELRVGRGEVEFTLKLADIK, from the coding sequence ATGGAGTTTAGTTCTGATGAGTTATTATTAGCCATATCGGGGTTAGTTTTATTAGTATTGGTATTTTTGGTTTTGTATAATTATATCAAAGATAGAGAATCACTCAAAAAAACGCAACGACTTGAGAAGGCAATTGAGGCATTGAGTAAGGAAATTTACAAAACAAGAAAGTGGATTCAAGAAAATGAGATGCAAGCAGAGTTTGCAAATTCTACATTGGGAAATAATATTAAAGACGAAGTAAAAAGCAATTTAAATTCAAGTTTATCAAACTTGTATTCTCATATACAAAATATGCAACAAACACTAGATAAAGATAGGGACTATTTTGAAGAAAAGATTATTTCACTTGAGGGTAAGGTGAGAGAATTTGGGCATTTTTCTTCAAGCGGGAATGATGTGGATGAGAAACGTATTGTTGCAATGTTTCAAGATGGTTGGAGCATTGATTCTATCGCCAAAGAGCTTAGGGTTGGACGAGGTGAAGTAGAATTTACTTTGAAACTTGCAGATATTAAATAA
- a CDS encoding arginyltransferase, whose translation MRIVEFYSEQKTCSYIKTKISQFYYLYIEECRPYFYRGLLERGWRRFGRYFFVPVCPYCNDCISIRQLVDVFEYSKNHKRVLNKNKFIKLVISKPIVDNERLILYDKYHRHMVTKKGWEYKGIDAMSYQDMFVAGFMDFGYEFAYYLDDKLVGVGLVDMFLDSMSAIYFFYDHHESHLSLGTFNILSQIRVAKEKRFKYFYPGYWIKNHYCMGYKERFKPFEMLLNAPDLFDVPFWQIYQKEE comes from the coding sequence ATGCGAATTGTTGAATTTTATTCAGAACAAAAAACTTGCAGTTATATCAAAACAAAAATAAGCCAATTTTATTATTTGTATATTGAAGAATGTCGTCCTTATTTTTATAGAGGTTTGCTTGAACGGGGTTGGAGGCGATTTGGAAGATATTTTTTTGTCCCTGTATGCCCCTATTGCAATGATTGCATTTCGATTCGTCAATTAGTAGATGTTTTTGAATATAGCAAAAATCATAAACGTGTTTTGAATAAAAATAAATTTATCAAACTTGTGATTTCAAAACCCATTGTCGATAATGAACGTCTTATTCTGTATGATAAATACCACCGACATATGGTTACAAAAAAGGGTTGGGAGTATAAGGGAATTGATGCAATGAGTTATCAGGATATGTTTGTTGCAGGATTTATGGATTTTGGTTATGAATTTGCATATTATTTAGATGATAAACTTGTGGGTGTAGGGCTTGTAGATATGTTTTTAGATAGCATGTCTGCAATTTATTTTTTTTATGATCATCATGAGAGTCATCTGAGTCTTGGTACTTTTAATATTCTATCTCAAATAAGGGTTGCCAAAGAAAAAAGATTCAAATATTTTTATCCGGGATATTGGATTAAAAATCATTATTGTATGGGTTATAAAGAGCGTTTCAAGCCTTTTGAAATGCTTTTGAATGCACCGGATTTGTTTGATGTGCCTTTTTGGCAAATTTATCAAAAGGAAGAATAA